The Bubalus bubalis isolate 160015118507 breed Murrah chromosome 1, NDDB_SH_1, whole genome shotgun sequence genome includes a region encoding these proteins:
- the CMSS1 gene encoding protein CMSS1 isoform X2 produces the protein MADDLGDEWWENQPAGAASSPGASDGEGGGDTEMTQQETAPGPALSKKVKPPKECFLIQPKETNEDATKTRKRKKKKITDILAKSEPKPGTPEDLQQLMRDYYRSSRSVIEREELTLPDSCFLKANDLTHSLSSYLKEVCPKWVKLRKNHSEKKSVLMLIICGSAIRAVELIRSMTTFKGDSKVMKLFAKHIKVQEQVKLLEKRVVHLGVGTPGRIKELIKQGGLHLNPLKFLIFDWNWRDQKLRRMMDIPEIRKEVFELLEMGVLSLCKTESLKLGLF, from the exons GAGCATCAGAtggtgaaggaggaggagacacGGAAATGACTCAGCAGGAGACAGCTCCAGGTCCTGCCCTGTCAAAGAAAGTCAAACCG CCTAAAGAATGTTTCTTGATACAaccaaaggaaacaaatgaagatGCCACCAAgaccaggaagaggaaaaag AAGAAAATTACTGATATTCTTGCAAAATCAGAGCCAAAACCAGGGACACCTGAAGACCTGCAGCAGCTGATGAGGGACTATTACCGCAGCAGTCGCTCAGTGATTGAACGCGAAGAACTCACCCTCCCAG ACTCCTGCTTCCTCAAGGCCAATGATTTAACTCACAGTCTTTCATCATATCTAAAAGAAG TCTGCCCCAAATGGGTGAAACTTCGgaaaaaccacagtgagaagaaatcagtcctgatgcTGATTATCTGTGGCTCTGCCATCCGAGCTGTGGAGCTCATTAG gTCAATGACTACATTCAAAGGAGACAGCAAAGTTATGAAATTATTCGCAAAACACATAAAG GTCCAGGAGCAGGTAAAATTGCTGGAGAAGCGTGTGGTACACCTGGGTGTAGGAACTCCAGGGAGGATTAAAGAACTCATTAAACAAG GTGGCCTTCATTTGAACCCCTTAAAGTTTCTGATTTTTGACTGGAACTGGAGAGATCAGAAGTTGAGAAGGATGATGGACATTCCCGAG atAAGAAAGGAAGTTTTTGAACTTCTGGAAATGGGAGTGCTAAGTCTGTGCAAGACAGAATCTTTGAAGTtgggccttttctaa